DNA from Sulfodiicoccus acidiphilus:
CCCTTGAGGTGGACTAAGGTCTCGAACTCCCCCCGAGTTGAAGAACGGGCCGTCGGCTAGGAGGGTCCACGCCCACAGGTCCCTCCTCCCGGGTTCCTGTTCACGTAAGTTGGGAACTCGTCCAGCGCCCTCGCTCGAAGGGCCTTGAGGAGGCCCCGCATTTCCGCCGGGGAGGTGGACCTCGACCCTCTAGACGAGGCTGTACACGGTGGGGGTCTCCCCTCCACCCTGGAGAGGGCCCTCATGTTCGCCCCGTTCAGGTACTCCACGACGATCCTCTCCTCCCGCGGTTAAGGCAGTAGTGGAAGCTCCTCCCGCACGTCCTCGCACCGAACTTCCTCTCGCCCCCAGAGGAGCCGTCACGTACTACCGTGTCTGGACCGCGGGAGGAGCACCTGGGCCTCGCAGACCTCCTCACCCCCACCTTCCTCGGAGAGGCGTGCCGACCTTCGCGGCCTGGACTCCCGGGACTTACGCTGCTACGGCCTGCCCGGTTCAAGTTCCACTTCCTAGGCTCGAGGTTCGAATTCTTCAGGGTCGGGAGTGGTAGTCGTACGAGGGTCGTCCCGCACTACACCGCCACCGTACGGGAACCTTTCTATGAAACTTCCGTTTTTACGCTTGAGCCAGACAATTACGCTATGACTTATCGAATGAGACGACTGCGAGAACGCTCCCCACCTCATTTCGATAGCTAGGGCAATGACACCTACTCCCCACGAATTCGCGGGTCCCCCAGCGAGCTTCTCGAAGGAGTCTAAGGCGGATTCACCGCATCGGAGCTCTCCTCTCGGGGGCAACTATCGAAATCGCATGCCTCACGCTCCCCCTCCGTCAGGGGGATCGGGTAGACCTCAGCGTTCTAGGAGTCGCACGGGAGGACAGGCGAGCTAGTGTCGGGATCGGCCTACCTCGAGCCGCGATCCCTCGATCGTTCCAAGTGCCGTTGTGGGAACCCCCACGTGATTTCTCGGGAAAAGCGTTAGCTATGGGGGATCTAGGACGTGACGGAAAAGCGAGCGAGATCCCCCTTCCCTCCGTATTCACTGCTCTTCTCCCCCCAGGACACTTCGTTCAGACTAACGAATCACTTCACAGTCTCAGCATCGATCCCTAGGCTTCCATCCCCCACTGGAGGGGACATAAATTGTGTGAACTTATGTGTCAAAATGGATCTCTCTCCGAAGGCCTTACAAATCAAGTCGACTTTAACTGGTCCCAATCTTGTTCCACACCCTCCATTTCGGAGAAAACTCGGTTGGGGCCTCTCTGTAGAGCTCGACTCCTTGTTCTGCCCCGCTTCCACTGCTCGCTGAATTCCCGCCTCCGTGGGAGGTTCGGGAGTTTCCAGCGTGATCGACCCCTCTTCCTGAGGACCTTTCGTCCCCACTTATAGGCCCTCGCACGGAGGGAGGGCTCCCAGTGCCGGACTCGACCTCGTCTGATTTCGATGGCCGCCTACAAGAGCCGAGTAACGTTGTTAAGGCTCGAACCTCGAACGACCCTTAACTTGGCACTTCCCATCGTACTGACCTCCTCCCTGGAGGGGTTCCCTTCTGGAGAGCTCGTAGTTCCCATCGTCGATTCGGGTACATCTCTCTCGGCGGCAGCCTAGCGGATCAGAGGACCACCCCATCTGAAGACGCGGGGGACTTTCCTCCAGTCCCTTGAAGGAGACGCTTGTTGCCCCTTCCGTAGTCCAGGTAAGCTGTCGAGCTGGGGGAAGGAGCTCACCAGCATCGCTACGGATTTTTAGGAAAAGTATTTGAATTATCATCACCGCTCCTAGAAGGGGCGAGGCTTTCAATCTCATTAATATGTAGGGAGACTTCACTCGCCTCACAATGTTTAATTTCCACAGCTACAATCCCAAATTATGATAAAGCGAGTGAGGCTCAAGAACTTCAAGAGCTTCGACGACGTAACGGTCGAGCTACGTAAGATCAACGTGTTCACCGGGCCTAACGGCGCCGGAAAGAGCAACTTGGTCGACGCCTTCGTCTTCTTGAAGGAGTTCCTCAGGCCGGGCTCGTTCCCTCCTTACCCCTTCATACGCTGGGGCGGCTACTCGAACCTGGTTTTCATGAAGGACGAGAACGCCAACGTAGAGTTGGAGATCGAGGCCGAGGACTACAGCTATCGTCTGGTAGTGAACGGGAAGGACGGGCTTAGGGTATTGGAGGAGTCCCTGAAGTATAAGGAGACGGAAGTGAAAAGGAAGTACAACGAGGTGGAAATCGAGGGCAAGATACTTAACCTGGATCCGTCCATGAGCGTCTTCCACAGCGTACAGAGGCTGGGACCTATGGTGCTCTCGAACATTCCCCTTCCCCTTCACCTGACCGACTTCATGAGCAAGTTCGGAAACGACATCGCGGTTCTGAGGCTGGAACACACCGCCTTACTACGTCCAGTCCCCTTCAACTTCCCAAACGTGCTGGGAGTAGACGGCTTCGGTCTACCCAAGGTCCTTTCCTCTCAACCGCCGAAACCCGTTCTGGACTTCCTTTCGGAGTTCAACTTGTCCTTGAAGGTAGACGTTAGTCCGGAGGGGAACTTCGTTCTCAACCTAGTCGAGAGGGTGAACGGTGGGACGCTGGTCTTGCATCCCTCTTCCATACCCTCTGGCGTAGTGAAGATGTTGGCCATCCTTACCGCGATCTACGTGCTTAGGCCTTCTATCCTTTTAATAGACGAGGTGGAGAACTCCCTCCACCTCAACTTCCTGGAGAGACTCGTAGACATCTTCGACTACTCAGAACCCCAGGTCGTGCTGACCACCCACTCCCCAGCCGTAATAGACTTGGTCGATCCCGCGGACGTGGTGACGATCCACAAGGAGGGAGGTAGGAGCGTCCTCCAAAGGGTTAAGGATACGACCAAACTCAAGGAGTGGCTGAGGGAGAAGGGCCTTTTGCTGAGCGAGTACTTGTACTACTCTTAGCGTCCAGGTGGTCAGGGTGAGGATTGCGCTGCTGACGGAGGACACTCACGCGCCGTCGTTTATTGAGAAGGTGATGGAGCGATTGAAGGAAGAAGGACGTTTGAACGTCGAGGTGGTGGTCTGCAAGGGCGAGAACTCCTATAGGAAAATTCGGCCTTGTTCGGATAAGATAAGACGAATAATAAACTCGATAATAGATAAATGTGACCGAATTTTAATATTTCAAGACGCTCACGGGGAAGATCGAAGTGAAGTAGAAAGGAGAGCGCTCTCCCACCTAGAGAATTTATCTACTTATATAGGAAAAAAGATATTTATTATAATATTTGAGGAGGAAATAGAAGAGTGGATACTTCCCAACACCCCTCGTCCAGCAGACGAACTGAAAAGAAAGGAGATGTACGAGAAGTCGTCTCTCCCGTCTTACTCGAGTGAGGTGGACTTCAAGAAGCTCGATCGGGTCCGAAGTTTCAGGGATTTCCTCTACGCATTGATGGTTAGTTGAGGAAAGTATCGACTTCGGGCTAACGATCGAGGGTGAGGTCCTCGCCCTTCTGGAGTGGGTTCAAACTAGGGAACCTCCGTCCTGAAGCTAATCGACTTCTCAACTCTTCCCTATTTGCGTAGAAGTCGAACTCGGTTGAGGCGTCTGAACGTTGAAGGTCGTTCGAGCCGCCGGTTTACAAGGAACGTTAAAGTGGGGGTACGAGGAACTCGCGAGGAAGTCCTTCGAACGGACCACGGAAGGAGAGCGCGTAGAGTCGAGCCACGTCTACAGGTTCGCCTACAGCGACGATAACGGGCTCTACCGTACGATCCCAGTACCAGGTAGACGTGTGGCAAGAGACGACGGAGTGTACTTAATGGAGTCCTTCGCGAAGCTCGACCTCGTTCCCGATCTTTCGTCCAGACCTTCGTTGCGTTCGCCTCTCCCACACACTCCTCGTCTGGACGGAGAACAGGAGCCCCCTGTGTGCGCGGGTCGGGGGCTCGCTCGAACGCGACCTCTACGATCCTTCCGCGCCTTCAACTCCCCGGCAGCCGGAGTTCTCCGGGACACGGGAGTGCTTGAACGATGGGAGAACACGGAAACCGACGTGCGGGTGAGGGAGAAGCACATGGGGTGCTTGAACGATGGGAGAACCGACCACCGTTTCCTCACGTCGTCGATGTCTAGGACCGCCTGGGACTCCCCGGCTACCTCGCACCGACTTAGATCTGCTCGATTCACGAATCCCGCCTACTCCAGTTGTAAGTTCCCTCTGGCCTCAGTGATCCCCTCCCGCTACCCTGTGGCCTTCCTTTAAACGGAGGGTTGAGGAGGCCAGGTTGACTTCGACTAGGACGGTGTGACGTTAGACGCAGCGTTGAGGTCCCAGCGCTATCGGATGCGGGGCAGCTCACCGTACATCCGTCGAGCCAATCGAGCGGGGAGAAGCTACGCCTCCCGAAGCTGGCCTACAAGAGGTTTCGTCAGTTAGTGGAGAAGGATGGACGGGGGCGACGAAGAAAGAGGTCTAAGCTTCCTAAGGTGTCCTCCACGACGCCGGCGTCCTCTGCGATCCCTCGGGTGAACTGCCTTGTTAAGTTTTTTGTCACCTAGGTCACTCATTACTGTGGTAACTAAGCACTACAAAGTCAACGTGGAGCTCAGGAGTTCGTTTTGGGACAAGGAGTACCTGAAGAAAAGCGCGGAACAAGTGTTCAACCTGGACTTAGAACCAGTGATAGTCGAGGGGAAGACGCTCTCCTTCAGGCTAAGGCACGACAGGCCGTTGAAGAACCGGGAGGTGAGGGGGTGCGGCGACATACTGTTCGCCACTTTGGAGGTGATCAGGGGACTGCCTTGGGCCACCATTCGCGTGTTGGAGACAGCCACCTACGAAGTGAAAGGGGGCATAGGCGGGGGGCTCTAGGTGGGGGTGCGGGAGCGTCGACCAAGAGATACGAAGTCGCCGTAATCCTGGCCGTCCTAGGGGGAATCGTGGGGTACCTCCTCGGCGACACGGCCGAGAGGGTCGAGAGGCATCTGTGCGAGTACGAGAACGTAGGTGGCGTTCCCAGTTTGCTCTACTCGTTGTGGGACTCGCGAGGCATCGAGGCTTTACGGGCTCGGAGGAACTGGAGTCCGCAGAGGAGTTCTTCGCTTTATACGTCAATTCCAAAGGTCATCCTTGCAGATACCTGGTCTTGCTCGCTTCCGCAGTGGAGGAACTGGCTAAATATATAATTATAAACTTATTAGATGAGTATATTTTTCAACAACTAAAACAATACGTAAAGCAATATAATAGTTTGGAAGTTTCCAGAAAAGGTGGGTAGATTGACCTCTGTTTCGAAATACGTGAAGACAAGTATGGACAAATCCGACCGCGGTCACGCCTTCAAGTACGCTATAGTTTATTTGGATAGAGGTAGCCAATTCATCTAAGCAACCAAGGAGAGAGGACGTGGAAAAAATAGTGAACAGGGCCTTGGAAGTTGAACGCCTGAGGGGAACCTACCTGACGACCGCGTCTAGAGGTAGGGCAAGCGAGGACGAACTAAACGTTGTTTGTAAGGAATTAGAGGAGAGTAGTGAAATACACAATATACAAGCAGTAACGAAGTTGGTCCGATCCAGCACCGAAACGGTGGAGCAGTTATACGAACTAGCTGGAGTGGTCGACGATCGACGAGGAGACCCTCCACCGAGAGGCACGAGGGGGCCTCGGGGAACTGTCGCCTGGGGCCCTCGCGGAGGACGAGGAACAAGGCGAGTCACGCAAGGGAAACCTTACATATTCACGTAAGTAATTAGAGGTGAAGTCGACACTGCCACCAGTGAGGTCAGTCCCCTAAGGTGGGGTTCACTGTTTAACGTGAATACCCCTGGCGTCCTCGCGACGAGCCCCGCTCTTCGGGGGAACCTCGAGCCCCCTTCCCAACGGAGATCCCGAGTAAGCGCTCCGTGATGCCTTGGAGAGTGGTTACGAAGGTAGCTCGGGCACGACACCCAGTACCTAGGGTTCACAACGCTTTCTGCCGAAGGTCCGAGAATTGTTCGTTTCTCCGCGAAGACTGCCGCGAGGGTGCTGACCACGTCGACGGAAGTGGACCCCCTCGATCTACGTCAAGTTGAAGTGTTGAGGCAGACGGCAACCCCCTTCGCGAAGTCGGGAACTAACGCATTCACGTCGCGTTCCCCCCTCAAGGTAGCACCACCAACGTAGGAGAGCCCTTCAGGGAGCGAACGGCTTGTCCACGGCGATGACGTTTGTGCTCGAGCGGAGTGGAACGCCGTGTCCAATAAGTCGTTCCGACCCAGTTGACCACCTCGTACGTCGCCTGGACGTCCTGTCTTCACGAGTCCGAGAACGCGACCCAAGCTACGGCGTAGGACGAACCAGCGATGGCCTCAGAAACTCCCCCTCGACTTCGACCTCCTCTCCTCCCTGAACATCGACGCGAGTTCCACAGTCAGAGAGGGGCAATACAACGCTTTACTTTCGAGGAACTCGTATTCACCCAACCTTCACTCCGAGGAAGGGTGGTAGAGAGCGTATCGGTCCCGAGGGACTTCCTAACTTCCTCTCCGACCTCCGCTACACTGAGGTCGACCTGCGTCCAGTGCCTCGAGGGCCCTCCGAGGGATCGACTCTAGCTCGTCCCCCTCCCTCCAGTTCGTGCTCTGGGGCACGTCCCTAAGGATGTACACGGCGTTCCTCTCCCCCAAAAAGTTAAGGACGCAGGTAGAGCACCAGGTGAGTGCGGCACCCTAGGCTTTAACGTTCAAGGGAAGGTATCAGTCAACGACGACGTTCTTTCCCTAATGAGGAAGGCTGAGGAGGGGTTCGAGGGATCTAAGGTATCGGTTAACCGCTCATCGTGTTTTATAAGTTCCCTGAAACGATTTCCATATATGGCGCTGAAAGCCGATTTCCTGAAGCTGTTGAGGGAGGACGAGGAGTTCAGGAAAGAGTTGACGCGATTGCTCGGAGAGTACGGTAGTCCAGGACTAAACGAATTGAGGGAAGTACTGAAGGAAGTTTTGGGCGCCGTAAACAAGCTGACTGAGGCCCAGCTAAAGTGGCAGGAGGAGATCGTGGAGTTAAGGAATAACACGGTGAAGTTGGAGGAGAGTGTGGCACAGCTTGCGGAGGCCCAGAGGAAGAGCGAGGAGAGCATGAGGGAGTTGGCCCAGGCCATGATCCAACTGACGACTAAGGTGGAAAACCTGAACAAGTCCGTGAGCAGTATGGGGCAGAGGTGGGGGGTGGACTACGAGGAACTGATCAGGGACTTCTTCCAGGACTTCGCCGAGCGAGAGGGTCTGGACTTCAGTTACGTGAATAAGTTCACCTACAAGGACGACTCCGACAAGTACGGCAAGAAGGGGAGGATATACGAGGTAGAGATCCTAGCCAAAGACGGCAAGGTGTACCTGATAGAGGTGAAGTCCTTCGTGGAGGAGGACGACGTCGAGTGGTTCGACGTAAAGACGGACATCCTAACGCAGGCCCTAAACATAACGAACCCGGTGAAGCTCATGCTCGGGGTCAACACCACGGACGAGGCCGTCAAGGCGCCGGATGCGCTAGGGATAAGGTTGATCTACGGTGACGTAATAGAGGCGAAGAGAAAGGAGAAACCCGGAGTCCATCCCGAAACGTGACAGGGCAGAACGGTCCTCCGTCGATAGGCCGATGTAGGGATGGAGGATACGCGCTTCCGGCCACTTTGGGGCTCTCACCTATGACCGGTGACTCCACTGGGTCGTCGTTGGCCGAGGCGGAGGTCGTCGCAACTCGGAACATGGGGGAGTTAACCGCGCGCAGTCCTAGAAGGAGTTCCGTGACCCACCGTCAGTGGTTCCCCGAGGGCCGGTCCTACACTCTATCGCGATGGAACGTGAAGCGTGTGAAACGGAGGTAAACTGCTCACACCTCCAACGACAGTACTACTCGAAGGGCCCAAGTCCCTCGGGACGGATGGCTCCCTCAAAGGTTTTTACAGTAAAAGATCCACGGCAGTCAGAGCTAGGTGCTGCAACTCGACGGTGGGCGAACCCTCCGTACTGCCCGAGGAAAGGTCCGCATCCGCTACGAAAGCGAGGTCTCCCCGAGAGGCGGGACTCGCGGACGCCCTTGAGAGGAGTTCGCTACGGACTTGGAGGACGCAGCGACTAAGGGCTTTTCGCCGCACCCCCGTAGAGATACGGACGTCCGTCTCACCCGGCGACTCGAACGCGTCGGACGAACTCCCGTCCCGACATTCCCTTCCGAGGGGCGAGTTCTCGACCGCGCGTCACCCCGAGACACGGTACGTGAGGGACACCTCGAGTGCGGAGGCGCATCTACCCTTTTATACTCGGCGATCCAGGACTCCCCATGCGGGCGCTGGTCCTGGGCGGTTCAGGGCAGCTGGGCCTCGAGCTCAGGGAGGTACTCTCCAACTACGAGGTGGTCTGGACCTACTCGTCCCGCGAGGTGCCGGGCGGGGTGAAGCTGGACGTGCGGGACTTCAACTCCCTGGAGGACCTGGTGCTACGGACGAGGCCGGACGTGGTCGTGAACGCCGCCGCTTTCACCGACGTGGACGGCTGCGAGACGGACAGGGAGAGGTGCCTGAAGGTGAACGGCGAGGCAGTGAAACACCTGGTGAGGGCGGCGAGGGTGGTCGAGGCCTACGTGGTGCACGTCTCGACCGACTACGTCTTCGACGGGGAGAGGGGGAACTACGCGGAGGAGGACGTCCCGAACCCCGTGAACTACTACGGCCTGTCTAAGTTGGTGGGTGAGGCCTACGCCCTCTCCTACGACGACTCCCTCGTGGTGAGGACTTCGGGGGTCTTCAGGCACAAGGGTTACGTCCCCTACGCACTGAGGGCGCTCAGGGAGGGGAGGGAGGTGGCCGCGTTCAGGGGGTACTACTCCCCCATATCTGCGAGGAAACTCGCCCAGGCCGTCCACGAGCTGGTGGGACAGAGGAGGACGGGCGTACTTAACGTCGCCGGGGAGAGGGTGTCGAGGTACGACCTGGCGGTGAAGCTGAAGGAGATGTACGGCCTCCCGGGCAAGGTACGGGAAGTGCAGGACGTACAGGGCTGGAAGGCCAGGAGGCCATTCGACTCGTCGCTGAACTCCTCCAGGGCCAGGGGACTTATCTCCGTGGAGTTGGGGCTGGAGGAGAACCTCGAGGACCTCCTTAAGGTCGAGGAGGTGAGGTGATGGAGGCGGTCATACTCCACGGGGGACAGGGGACCAGGCTCAGGCCCCTCACCCACACGGGGCCGAAGCAGCTCATAAGGGTGGCTGGGAAGCCGGTGTCTCAATGGGTGCTCGAGCAGGTGGTGGAGGCTGGGATAACCGACGTCGTTCTGGTCCTAGGTGACAACAACCCCACCAGGGTGGTGGAGTACTACGGGGACGGTTCCAAGTTCGGCGCCAGGATAAGGTACGTCTACCAGGGGAAGGCCAGGGGGCTGGCTGACGCCGTCTACAGGGTGAGGAAACTCGTCTCCGACCAGTTCCTCGTGTACTTAGGGGACAACGTTGTCCCATACGACTTGAGGAGGTTGTTCCCGTTGAGGGGGGCCGCCTCCATACTCCTCGCCAGGGTACCTAACCCTGGAAGGTTCGGCGTAGTGGTGGTGAGGGACGGGAAGGTGGTGAGGCTCGTGGAGAAGCCGAAGGAGCCCGTGTCCGACCTCGCCTTGGTGGGGGTGTACGGCTTCACGAGCGAGGTGTTCGAGGTGGTGCAGAGCCTCAGGCCCAGCTGGAGGGGTGAGCTGGAGATAACCGACGCGATCCAGGGGTTGGTGGACAGGGGGAGGGAAGTGGAGTTCCAGGTTGTGGACGGTTGGTGGAAGGACACGGGAACTCCAGAGGACGTCCTGGAGGCCAACTCCTTCCTCCTGGACAGGCACGCCACCAGGTCCGTACTGGGGGAGGTGAGGAACTCGACCGTGGAGGGGAGGGTTGTAGTGGAGCAGGGAGCGGTCGTGGAGAACTCCACGATAAGGGGGCCGTCCTTCGTGGGGAGGGGGACTACGGTGAGGAACTCCTTCGTGGGTCCTTTCACTTCAATAGGGGAGGACTGCGTCGTGGAGGGAAGCGAGGTGGAGCACAGCGTGATCCTCGACCAGGTGACGCTCAGGGGGGTGTCCCTCATGGACTCACTGGTGGGGACCAGGGCAGTGGTGGAGAGGGGAGCGAAGAGGCAGAGGCTCGTGATAGGGGAGAACTCGAGGGTGTGGATGTAGGTTCACTCGTTTGAGGAGAGCGTTTCGAAGTCCCATTAAAGGCTCCTTTGTTGTGAGATGTAGTTGATAAGAGACGCGGATCCCTACCCCTTCGGCCGCTGAGTGTTTCCAACAGAAAGGTCGGCTTTCCTTCAAGCCTAAGCGTTGATTAGGGGACTTCGCCCACCTAGCACACACCGAGCCCCACGACGAGAACTGTGGGGAACGAGTTTCCCACGGTACACTCTCAATACGGTTTTTATATTTATAGGTATAATAAAATAATAGAATTTAATATCTTTAAAACTCTTTTATAGAGAATAATTATGTGCCACACGAGCAGGACTCCGCCGTTATCGGATGGCTGAGCGGTCGTCAGTTACTATAAAAATTTAAACGTAGAGGTAGGAGGAGGCTGACATGTGTAACGTTAGTGTTATAGAGTTCTTCGTTAATCACATCGAATGCGAAGAATTTAGAGGCAAGAAGGTTATTGAAGTGGGAAGTAGATACGTAAACGGGAGCGTTAGACCTTTAATAGAGAAGTTCTGCCAGCCCGAGGAGTACACGGGAGTGGACATCGAAAGGGGAGAGTTGGTTGACGTCGTCCTTCCAGCCGAAAAATTAGTTGAAAGGTTTGGGGAGAACTCCTTCGACGCTTTAGTCTCTACGGAAATGCTGGAGCACGTCAAAAATTGGAGAGTCGTTGTAAATAACATGAAGGCAGTCGTCAAACCGTTGGGATATATATATATAACAACGAGATCGTTGGGCTTTCCATATCACGCCTT
Protein-coding regions in this window:
- a CDS encoding SDR family oxidoreductase; translated protein: MRALVLGGSGQLGLELREVLSNYEVVWTYSSREVPGGVKLDVRDFNSLEDLVLRTRPDVVVNAAAFTDVDGCETDRERCLKVNGEAVKHLVRAARVVEAYVVHVSTDYVFDGERGNYAEEDVPNPVNYYGLSKLVGEAYALSYDDSLVVRTSGVFRHKGYVPYALRALREGREVAAFRGYYSPISARKLAQAVHELVGQRRTGVLNVAGERVSRYDLAVKLKEMYGLPGKVREVQDVQGWKARRPFDSSLNSSRARGLISVELGLEENLEDLLKVEEVR
- a CDS encoding AAA family ATPase — translated: MIKRVRLKNFKSFDDVTVELRKINVFTGPNGAGKSNLVDAFVFLKEFLRPGSFPPYPFIRWGGYSNLVFMKDENANVELEIEAEDYSYRLVVNGKDGLRVLEESLKYKETEVKRKYNEVEIEGKILNLDPSMSVFHSVQRLGPMVLSNIPLPLHLTDFMSKFGNDIAVLRLEHTALLRPVPFNFPNVLGVDGFGLPKVLSSQPPKPVLDFLSEFNLSLKVDVSPEGNFVLNLVERVNGGTLVLHPSSIPSGVVKMLAILTAIYVLRPSILLIDEVENSLHLNFLERLVDIFDYSEPQVVLTTHSPAVIDLVDPADVVTIHKEGGRSVLQRVKDTTKLKEWLREKGLLLSEYLYYS
- a CDS encoding glucose-1-phosphate thymidylyltransferase, translated to MEAVILHGGQGTRLRPLTHTGPKQLIRVAGKPVSQWVLEQVVEAGITDVVLVLGDNNPTRVVEYYGDGSKFGARIRYVYQGKARGLADAVYRVRKLVSDQFLVYLGDNVVPYDLRRLFPLRGAASILLARVPNPGRFGVVVVRDGKVVRLVEKPKEPVSDLALVGVYGFTSEVFEVVQSLRPSWRGELEITDAIQGLVDRGREVEFQVVDGWWKDTGTPEDVLEANSFLLDRHATRSVLGEVRNSTVEGRVVVEQGAVVENSTIRGPSFVGRGTTVRNSFVGPFTSIGEDCVVEGSEVEHSVILDQVTLRGVSLMDSLVGTRAVVERGAKRQRLVIGENSRVWM
- a CDS encoding PD-(D/E)XK nuclease family protein codes for the protein MALKADFLKLLREDEEFRKELTRLLGEYGSPGLNELREVLKEVLGAVNKLTEAQLKWQEEIVELRNNTVKLEESVAQLAEAQRKSEESMRELAQAMIQLTTKVENLNKSVSSMGQRWGVDYEELIRDFFQDFAEREGLDFSYVNKFTYKDDSDKYGKKGRIYEVEILAKDGKVYLIEVKSFVEEDDVEWFDVKTDILTQALNITNPVKLMLGVNTTDEAVKAPDALGIRLIYGDVIEAKRKEKPGVHPET
- a CDS encoding class I SAM-dependent methyltransferase — translated: MCNVSVIEFFVNHIECEEFRGKKVIEVGSRYVNGSVRPLIEKFCQPEEYTGVDIERGELVDVVLPAEKLVERFGENSFDALVSTEMLEHVKNWRVVVNNMKAVVKPLGYIYITTRSLGFPYHAFPYDFWRYEVEDLKEIFDDFNVISIAKDPSEPGVFLKARKPIDFKAKDLSDVTLYSMVLGKRTRDVPDRFPVLRYYRVKTSSFILRAASSLYRKIIFTGK